AATTCACTTATTCTTTGAGCTTAATCTATGTTTTACTAATAATTTTTATCTCTTATTTATTACTACTATCAGAGAATAATGAGCAGGAAAAGACATAACAATTAAAGAATACCTACAAAATTTCATATATGTGATTTTAATCACGCAAGTTGCTGGAGCTTCAATCAAATTACGGCAGCATAAATAACTATGAGTTAGTGCTAAAATTACTCTGAAGTTATTTAGTTAATCAGTGAATAAGTCTGTGAACACCCGTATTCTCAAGCCTTTGCGGATTGGTAAACATATTGCTCATCATCCCATTATTCAGGGGGCGATGGCTGTACGGGTAGCTGGTGCAAGTTTGGCTAGTGCTGTTGCTAATGCGGGGGGAGTGGGAGTAATTGCGTCTCTAGGGCTGGGTTTAGATTCACCTTACTTTGACAAACGTAAAAAAAAGAGCTTTTTTACAGCTAATCGACTTGCTTTGATAGATGAACTGACAAAAGCCCGTAGTATCAGCCCTGATGGGGTGATTGGAGTGAATGTTCTCGTTGCTACAAAAGATTATCCGGTATTAGCCGAGACAGCCGCCACAGCAGGGGCAAATATAATTATCACTGGTGCAGGATTACCCCTAGCTTTACCAGAATATACTGCCGCCTATCCTGATGTAGCGCTAGTGCCGAGTGTGGCTAATGTGGAAGCGGCGCAAGTTATTTGCCAAACTTGGCAAAGTCGTTATAATCGTTTACCTGATGCAATGATTGTGGAGAATTGCCAACAGGTAGGAGGACATTTTACTCAGTGCGAACAGGTGAACATTCCAGGGTTTTCTATTGAGTGGGTAATTAGTCAACTGCGGGATTATTTTGATAATCAGTTAGGGGTGAGGATACCCTTGATTGTAACTGGGGGAATTAGCGATCGCGCTGATATTGATCGGATGCTGGCAATAGGGGCTGATGGTGTACAGATGGGTACGCGCTTCATTACCACAATCGAATGTGATGCCGATCAGCGTTATAAAGAATGTCATCTCCAAGCCCAACCAGAGGATATAGTCACTGTACCGAGTCCCGTAGGCAAGCCCAGCCGTGCCTTACATAATCAGTTCACCCAACAGGTAATGACTGATTCCTCCACGTTGGAAAAACGATGTATTGCCAACTGTTTAGAGACTTGCTTGTGTCGAGACAAGGGAAAAACCTATTGTTTGTTACAAGCACTGGCTACATCTGCCCGTGGTGATGTAGAAAATGGTCTAATTTTTTCTGGGGCGAATATTGGTTATACCCAAAGGCTTATATCCGTCGCTGAACTGATGACAGAACTTACTCCACCTCATACTATTGAAGTTCAATATGATGAAAAATACTAAACAGGGTATCTGAAAAAGTCACGAATTAGAAGAAAACGAATTTAAAGGGCTGATATCATACCCTTTAAATTTATTAATTATTTAATTTGATTATTTATGGATGTGGGCGAAATTCTTAAACAGTATGCTGCTGGCAAACGCAACTTTCAACATATCAAATTGCAAGAAGTAGAGTTAACCAATATAACTCTCACAGGTGCAGATTTGAGCCATGCTGATTTACGTCAGACACGGCTTGGTAAAAGCGACTTCAGCCACACCTGCTTACAAGCAGCAGACTTAAGCGAAGCAATCCTTTGGGGCATAGATTTGAGCCAAGCAGACTTGTATCGTGCCATTCTCCGAGAAGCAGATTTAACAGGAGCAAAGTTAGTTAAAACCCGACTGCAAGAGGCTAATTTAATCAAAACCAGTTTATGTGGTGCTAATTTGAATAGTGCTGATCTTTCCCGTTGTTTACTTATTCAAGCGGATTTACGCCCCAGTTCCAACCAGCGCACAGACTTAGGATATGTTTTATTGACAGGAGCAGACTTAAGCTACGCTGACTTAAGAGCAGCTTCACTCCATCACGCCAACTTAGATGGAGCAAAATTGTGTCGGGCAAATTTGGGAAGAACAATACAGTGGGGAAATCTAGCAGCAGATTTAACAGAGGCTAGTTTGCAAGGTGCAGAT
Above is a genomic segment from Nostoc sp. MS1 containing:
- a CDS encoding NAD(P)H-dependent flavin oxidoreductase; amino-acid sequence: MNTRILKPLRIGKHIAHHPIIQGAMAVRVAGASLASAVANAGGVGVIASLGLGLDSPYFDKRKKKSFFTANRLALIDELTKARSISPDGVIGVNVLVATKDYPVLAETAATAGANIIITGAGLPLALPEYTAAYPDVALVPSVANVEAAQVICQTWQSRYNRLPDAMIVENCQQVGGHFTQCEQVNIPGFSIEWVISQLRDYFDNQLGVRIPLIVTGGISDRADIDRMLAIGADGVQMGTRFITTIECDADQRYKECHLQAQPEDIVTVPSPVGKPSRALHNQFTQQVMTDSSTLEKRCIANCLETCLCRDKGKTYCLLQALATSARGDVENGLIFSGANIGYTQRLISVAELMTELTPPHTIEVQYDEKY
- the hetL gene encoding heterocyst differentiation pentapeptide repeat protein HetL; its protein translation is MDVGEILKQYAAGKRNFQHIKLQEVELTNITLTGADLSHADLRQTRLGKSDFSHTCLQAADLSEAILWGIDLSQADLYRAILREADLTGAKLVKTRLQEANLIKTSLCGANLNSADLSRCLLIQADLRPSSNQRTDLGYVLLTGADLSYADLRAASLHHANLDGAKLCRANLGRTIQWGNLAADLTEASLQGADLSYANLDSAVLRKANLQGADLTGTILTNAELKGAIMPDGRVHE